In a single window of the Dinghuibacter silviterrae genome:
- a CDS encoding SusC/RagA family TonB-linked outer membrane protein, with product MRVTLLQLLLAGGLVASASAGRVSGQGILDRKISITENSQNLKKVLKTIEQAADVKFTYDTRLVASRGQVSLDVRNEDLKNVLDRLLNPLNIRYEVVNDQIILQRMPVIDPPTAFKAPEGVKGTVVSADGTPLPGVSVTIAGTEKGTVTDATGHFTIEAKKGDVLVFSYVGYTSYRMAVGNATSISITLNQGGNALHEVVITGLGIKRESRSIGYSVQQVSGNDVVKADPPNISEGLVGKVAGMNVTLPNGVEGASSRIVIRGNNSLYGNNQPLIVVDGVMIDNEPILPKGDNQTLDNLANPGQTDVSQLATDYGSFLNTINADDIESVNVLKGPTAAALYGARGANGVILITTKKGSKEKGLGLDYNFSVRWNDPYRFIKMQNEYGSGMTTTLYSANPPFVTDASGNPREFTENDQYGTYQNIPGGGPFYNYIGFPGDGASWGPKMQGQSLTWWDGTKRPYTNNPNIFKSFYKTGYTTTNNVSFSGGGDVGTLRASYTRTYNDAITYNSNYTQNVFNLGSSINVSKKVKAEATVSYININRLNAPNILGENIGTPNGYTYSGIGYMTMYHLPRDYKPLERSMSVNADGSRNTTVPNNNPYPSSSMGNYWWNLFANNVTLTQNQLLGSVKLTGDILPWLSANGHVGINYYTNQFETKNRPTDAAGLQGDYANDLSTISTENLDAMITAHKDNLVKDFNASLSVGSSWYHYKMYDLAASNPGPFSYPFTYNLNNYNGAAASYPHPTENRNESEISSVLGILNLSYKNYLFLEASGRNDWSSTLPQNEWSFFYPSATLSFVFTDAFNMGRAKDWLSYGKVRVGDAGSANGYVPYSTQFNYLPVTTAGFTNGLSVPGTLPALHIQPQRSRSLEVGTDLGFLNNRINLNFSYYNIYSSDQIIPIPVAISSGASQITINTGALRNRGFEFIINAKIIDHMPFSWDVTINGAHNQNKVVALETGVNSLQLGSWFGGDGVAMNVKVGDNYGGIYGLGYVYKNGQPVVNLLYADGANTGNGSVIGAQYATTAAPVKLGDATPKITGGIGNTFTYKNISLYVLTDFNIGGQIWSGDYATMMGQGEAPETVKERDGGGLAYTFPDGTSSKIGVILPGVTPDGKTNTTVVNAWWKYAGNYQSWDNVPVVRNNSIFTNSWGKLREATLTYRLPRSFVQKTKVFQNLQVSLVGRDLFYLFTKLPDRINPESLSGTTNVQGIQFGGLPGVRSYGISVKAGF from the coding sequence ATGAGAGTTACGCTGTTACAATTGCTGTTGGCGGGAGGGCTGGTCGCTAGTGCGTCCGCCGGCCGCGTCAGCGGCCAGGGTATCCTGGACCGTAAGATATCCATTACGGAAAACAGCCAGAACCTGAAAAAAGTATTAAAGACCATCGAACAGGCCGCTGATGTAAAGTTTACATACGACACCCGCCTGGTGGCCTCCAGGGGTCAGGTGAGCCTGGATGTCCGGAACGAGGACCTCAAGAACGTGCTCGACCGCCTGCTGAATCCTCTGAATATACGATACGAGGTCGTAAACGACCAGATCATTTTACAACGGATGCCGGTGATTGACCCCCCCACCGCTTTTAAAGCGCCTGAAGGTGTCAAGGGGACGGTTGTTTCTGCCGACGGCACACCGCTACCTGGAGTAAGTGTGACGATTGCAGGGACGGAAAAAGGGACGGTGACCGATGCGACCGGGCACTTTACGATCGAGGCTAAGAAGGGGGATGTTTTGGTATTTTCTTATGTAGGGTATACGAGCTATCGTATGGCCGTGGGAAATGCCACCAGCATCAGCATCACTTTGAATCAAGGGGGGAATGCCTTGCACGAAGTGGTCATCACAGGTTTGGGGATTAAAAGAGAGAGCCGGTCCATCGGGTACTCGGTCCAGCAGGTATCGGGCAACGACGTCGTCAAAGCCGATCCCCCGAATATTTCCGAAGGGCTGGTGGGGAAAGTGGCAGGCATGAATGTCACGCTGCCCAATGGGGTGGAAGGGGCTTCCAGCCGGATTGTGATCCGGGGGAATAACAGCTTGTACGGAAACAACCAGCCTTTGATTGTCGTCGACGGGGTCATGATCGACAACGAACCCATCCTGCCCAAGGGGGACAATCAAACGCTGGACAACCTCGCCAATCCCGGCCAGACGGACGTGTCCCAACTCGCGACCGACTACGGCTCCTTCCTCAATACGATCAATGCTGACGACATCGAAAGCGTGAACGTCCTCAAGGGGCCAACGGCTGCCGCTCTTTACGGTGCCCGTGGCGCGAACGGCGTAATCCTGATTACGACCAAAAAGGGATCGAAGGAAAAAGGGCTTGGCCTGGACTATAACTTTTCGGTGCGTTGGAATGACCCGTATCGGTTTATCAAAATGCAAAATGAGTATGGGAGCGGGATGACGACTACCTTGTATTCCGCCAATCCGCCTTTTGTGACGGATGCTAGCGGGAACCCCAGGGAGTTTACGGAAAACGACCAATACGGGACCTACCAGAATATCCCCGGCGGCGGGCCTTTTTACAACTACATCGGTTTCCCGGGCGACGGCGCCTCCTGGGGACCGAAGATGCAGGGGCAATCGCTGACATGGTGGGATGGAACGAAAAGACCTTATACCAATAACCCCAATATCTTCAAGAGCTTTTACAAAACCGGTTATACGACGACCAACAATGTGTCGTTTTCCGGTGGAGGAGACGTAGGTACCCTTCGTGCTTCCTATACCCGCACGTATAACGATGCCATCACTTACAACAGCAATTATACCCAAAATGTATTCAACCTTGGTTCGTCGATCAATGTATCCAAAAAGGTAAAGGCGGAGGCCACGGTAAGCTATATCAACATCAACCGTCTGAATGCCCCGAATATCCTGGGGGAAAACATCGGTACGCCGAACGGGTACACGTACTCCGGGATCGGGTACATGACCATGTACCACCTGCCCCGGGACTATAAACCCCTCGAACGGAGCATGTCGGTCAATGCCGATGGTTCCCGGAATACTACCGTGCCGAACAATAACCCTTATCCCTCCTCCAGCATGGGCAATTACTGGTGGAACCTTTTCGCCAACAACGTGACGTTGACACAAAATCAGTTGCTGGGTTCCGTCAAGCTCACCGGTGACATCCTGCCCTGGCTGTCGGCCAATGGTCACGTAGGGATCAACTACTACACCAACCAGTTCGAGACCAAGAACCGGCCTACCGACGCCGCTGGTCTCCAGGGAGACTATGCCAACGACCTGTCGACCATATCAACTGAAAACCTGGACGCCATGATCACGGCGCACAAGGACAACCTCGTCAAGGATTTCAACGCCAGCCTGAGCGTGGGCAGCAGTTGGTACCATTACAAGATGTACGACCTCGCGGCCTCCAACCCTGGCCCGTTCAGCTACCCCTTTACCTATAACCTGAACAACTATAACGGGGCAGCCGCAAGTTATCCGCACCCGACCGAGAACCGGAACGAAAGCGAAATCAGCTCGGTCCTGGGTATCCTGAACCTGAGCTACAAGAATTACCTTTTCCTCGAAGCAAGCGGACGGAACGACTGGTCGTCCACCCTGCCGCAGAACGAATGGTCCTTTTTCTATCCCTCCGCCACGCTGAGCTTTGTGTTCACCGATGCTTTCAATATGGGGCGCGCAAAAGACTGGCTGAGCTATGGCAAAGTAAGGGTAGGGGACGCCGGCAGCGCCAATGGATATGTGCCCTATTCCACCCAGTTCAACTATCTGCCCGTAACGACGGCCGGGTTCACCAACGGTTTGTCGGTTCCGGGTACGCTACCTGCACTGCACATCCAACCGCAGCGTTCCCGCTCGCTTGAAGTGGGTACCGACCTGGGTTTCCTCAACAACCGGATCAACCTGAATTTCTCCTATTATAATATCTATTCCAGCGACCAGATCATCCCTATCCCCGTGGCCATCAGCTCCGGCGCCAGCCAGATCACCATCAATACCGGCGCCTTGCGGAACAGGGGATTTGAATTCATCATCAACGCCAAGATTATTGACCACATGCCCTTCTCCTGGGACGTGACCATTAACGGTGCCCACAACCAGAATAAGGTTGTAGCCTTGGAAACAGGTGTCAATTCTCTACAACTCGGTAGCTGGTTTGGCGGCGACGGTGTCGCTATGAATGTAAAAGTGGGGGACAACTATGGCGGCATCTACGGCCTGGGTTATGTGTATAAGAACGGCCAGCCGGTTGTCAACCTCCTATATGCTGACGGTGCCAACACCGGCAACGGCTCGGTCATCGGCGCCCAATATGCCACCACCGCAGCGCCCGTCAAGCTTGGGGATGCCACGCCGAAAATCACCGGCGGCATCGGCAATACCTTTACCTACAAGAACATCAGCCTGTATGTCCTGACCGACTTCAACATCGGCGGCCAGATCTGGTCCGGTGACTATGCCACCATGATGGGTCAGGGTGAAGCGCCCGAAACGGTCAAGGAAAGGGACGGCGGCGGTTTGGCCTATACTTTTCCCGACGGTACATCGTCCAAGATCGGTGTCATCCTCCCCGGTGTAACACCCGACGGTAAGACGAACACCACCGTCGTCAACGCCTGGTGGAAATATGCCGGCAACTACCAATCCTGGGATAACGTACCCGTCGTCCGGAACAACTCCATCTTTACAAACAGTTGGGGCAAACTGCGCGAGGCGACCCTTACGTACCGGCTTCCGCGCTCTTTTGTCCAAAAAACAAAGGTCTTCCAGAACCTGCAGGTATCCCTGGTGGGTCGTGACTTGTTCTACCTGTTTACGAAACTCCCCGACCGTATCAACCCCGAAAGCCTGAGCGGCACGACCAACGTCCAGGGCATCCAGTTTGGCGGTTTGCCTGGTGTTCGTTCGTACGGTATTTCAGTAAAAGCAGGGTTCTAA
- a CDS encoding SusD/RagB family nutrient-binding outer membrane lipoprotein — MTRYNKGNALTLGTALMLIVGLASCTKNFKTINTPWNGSPTPTLPQLFTAFVANLDATANTEQRDDNGWIYPITQQGAVYTKSDYLYGGSTSAWSDFYSNLSNYTAAMNFITAQPDTAIYTNVKAMLKTLRAYQAIKVSNFWGDIPFSKAGQAISNSTAALTPAYDSQQSIYLSCLSDLTWAVNNLSATDATQFALGTSDGVLNGNITQWIKFANSLRLRFALTIYGKDPTDAGPIIADALTKPLLSAYTTADNIGLYEANIAGLTFPARAYSFGTECRLRMGTCMWEWMSSTNALDGSGIFDPRCTIFFEGNNANQWNPYPQNPTSSTPAEQGDPYNTLRDADWANKDGDPSNPTTNLYANFNYYWSRDGVISGSNGAIPELFMTAAEVHFLKAEAYAGGYGVSQDMATAQTEYYAGITASVNFWTTMAMTSSVWVVNKPTSLPNNATMTAFLANPVVAFNSATALKQIYAQEWIDMIRQPWDAWTLMRRTGIMTPQDPNNASYYTTTYGGYQRYTYPSSESQLNYNNWYAETKGVDVVSAKIWIAK; from the coding sequence ATGACCAGATACAATAAAGGCAATGCGCTAACCCTGGGCACAGCACTGATGCTGATCGTGGGGCTTGCGTCTTGTACCAAGAATTTTAAAACGATCAATACCCCCTGGAACGGGTCACCCACGCCGACCCTTCCCCAATTGTTTACTGCATTTGTTGCCAACCTGGATGCCACAGCGAATACCGAACAACGCGACGACAACGGCTGGATCTATCCCATCACCCAACAAGGTGCGGTGTATACAAAATCGGACTACCTCTATGGAGGAAGCACCAGCGCCTGGTCCGACTTTTATTCGAACCTGTCCAACTATACCGCGGCCATGAACTTTATCACCGCCCAGCCTGACACCGCGATTTACACCAACGTAAAGGCCATGTTGAAGACCCTGCGCGCCTACCAGGCAATCAAGGTGTCCAACTTCTGGGGGGACATACCCTTTTCCAAGGCCGGACAAGCCATCTCCAACAGTACGGCGGCCCTCACGCCTGCCTACGACAGTCAGCAAAGCATTTACCTGTCCTGTCTGTCCGACCTCACCTGGGCCGTCAACAACCTGAGTGCTACCGATGCCACCCAGTTCGCCCTCGGCACCAGCGACGGTGTCCTGAACGGAAACATCACCCAATGGATCAAGTTCGCCAATTCCCTTCGTCTCCGTTTTGCGCTGACGATCTATGGCAAGGACCCCACCGATGCGGGACCGATCATCGCCGATGCTTTGACCAAGCCCTTACTGTCCGCTTACACCACGGCAGACAATATCGGCTTGTACGAAGCCAACATTGCCGGTCTGACCTTCCCCGCCCGGGCGTACTCCTTTGGGACCGAGTGCCGTCTCCGCATGGGCACCTGTATGTGGGAATGGATGTCCAGCACCAACGCCCTCGACGGCAGCGGCATCTTCGACCCAAGGTGTACCATCTTTTTTGAAGGCAACAACGCCAACCAATGGAACCCCTACCCCCAAAACCCGACGTCCTCGACACCCGCCGAGCAAGGCGACCCCTATAACACCCTCAGGGACGCCGATTGGGCCAACAAGGACGGTGATCCCAGCAACCCCACGACCAACCTCTACGCCAACTTCAACTACTACTGGAGCCGCGACGGCGTCATCTCCGGCAGCAACGGAGCCATCCCCGAGCTGTTCATGACCGCCGCCGAGGTCCACTTCCTGAAGGCCGAAGCCTACGCCGGTGGGTACGGTGTCTCCCAGGACATGGCCACCGCCCAGACAGAATACTATGCCGGTATCACCGCTTCCGTAAATTTCTGGACCACTATGGCCATGACCTCCAGCGTATGGGTGGTCAACAAACCGACCAGCCTCCCCAACAACGCCACCATGACCGCTTTCCTGGCGAATCCCGTGGTTGCCTTCAATTCCGCAACGGCCCTCAAGCAGATATATGCCCAAGAGTGGATCGATATGATCCGCCAGCCCTGGGACGCCTGGACCCTCATGCGCCGGACCGGCATCATGACGCCGCAGGATCCCAACAACGCCTCCTACTATACCACGACCTACGGGGGGTATCAACGGTATACCTATCCCTCTTCCGAGTCCCAGTTGAACTATAACAACTGGTATGCGGAGACGAAAGGGGTTGATGTCGTCAGTGCCAAGATTTGGATTGCTAAGTAA
- the ahcY gene encoding adenosylhomocysteinase: protein MSTTYTKAKIDLSLPYKVKDMGLAAWGRKEIELAEAEMPGLMSLRAEYGSTQPLKGARIAGCLHMTIQTAVLIETLVALGAEVRWSSCNIFSTQDHAAAAIAAAGVPVFAWKGLNEEEFNWCIEQTLFFGSTDRPLNMILDDGGDLTNMVFDVYPELIQHIRGLSEETTTGVHRLYERMQKGTLPLPAININDSVTKSKFDNKYGCRESCVDAIRRATDVMIAGKVAVVAGFGDVGKGSAESLAGAGARVIVTEIDPICALQAAMEGYEVKKMSNAVKEADIIVTTTGCRDIITEKDFRSMKDKAIVCNIGHFDIEIDVAWLNKNYGSTKVEIKPQVDKYTIDGKDILLLAEGRLVNLGCATGHPSFVMSNSFTNQTLAQLELWVNHGNYENKVYVLPKHLDEKVARLHLAKIGVELDELTTAQSEYLGIPKEGPFKPDYYRY, encoded by the coding sequence ATGTCCACCACGTACACAAAAGCCAAGATCGACCTGAGTCTTCCCTATAAGGTAAAAGACATGGGCCTGGCCGCCTGGGGCCGCAAGGAAATCGAGCTGGCCGAAGCAGAAATGCCCGGTCTGATGTCCCTCAGGGCTGAATATGGAAGCACCCAGCCCCTCAAGGGCGCCCGCATCGCCGGTTGTCTCCACATGACGATCCAGACCGCGGTCCTCATCGAAACCCTCGTGGCCCTCGGCGCGGAAGTCCGCTGGAGCTCCTGTAATATCTTCTCCACCCAAGACCACGCCGCTGCCGCCATTGCCGCCGCCGGCGTCCCCGTTTTCGCCTGGAAAGGCCTGAACGAAGAAGAATTCAACTGGTGCATCGAGCAAACCCTTTTCTTCGGCAGCACCGACCGCCCCCTCAACATGATCCTCGATGACGGCGGCGACCTCACCAACATGGTGTTCGACGTCTACCCCGAGCTCATCCAGCACATCCGTGGTCTTAGCGAAGAAACCACCACCGGTGTACATCGTCTCTACGAGCGCATGCAAAAGGGAACCCTCCCCCTGCCCGCCATCAACATCAACGACTCCGTCACCAAGTCCAAGTTCGACAACAAATACGGCTGCCGCGAAAGCTGCGTCGACGCCATCCGCCGCGCCACCGACGTCATGATCGCCGGTAAGGTCGCCGTCGTTGCCGGTTTTGGCGACGTAGGTAAAGGTTCCGCCGAATCCCTCGCCGGCGCCGGTGCCCGTGTCATTGTTACCGAAATCGACCCCATCTGCGCCCTCCAGGCCGCTATGGAAGGCTACGAAGTCAAGAAAATGTCCAACGCCGTCAAGGAAGCCGACATCATCGTCACCACCACCGGTTGCCGCGACATCATCACCGAGAAAGATTTCCGCTCGATGAAAGACAAAGCCATCGTCTGCAACATCGGCCACTTCGACATCGAAATCGACGTCGCCTGGCTCAACAAGAACTATGGCTCGACCAAGGTCGAGATCAAACCCCAGGTCGATAAATACACCATCGACGGCAAGGACATCCTCCTCCTCGCCGAAGGCCGTCTCGTCAACCTCGGCTGCGCCACCGGCCACCCCAGCTTCGTGATGAGCAACTCCTTCACCAACCAGACCCTCGCCCAACTCGAACTGTGGGTCAACCACGGCAATTACGAGAACAAGGTCTACGTCCTCCCCAAACACCTCGACGAAAAAGTCGCCCGTCTTCACCTCGCCAAAATTGGCGTCGAGCTTGATGAGCTGACGACCGCGCAGAGCGAGTATCTGGGGATACCCAAGGAAGGGCCCTTCAAACCGGATTACTACCGCTACTAA
- a CDS encoding Lrp/AsnC family transcriptional regulator: MEKEGSAGKNAVAGGAGAIPALDTKDLQILRLLQENARITVREIASQVHLSTTPVHERIKRMEETGVIRQYVTLVDHAKVKKGLMVICYVSLKQHNKQSGAQFIRAIDAMEEVIECYNISGEFDFMLKVAVENMDAYYHFHVHKLSEIEDIGHLQSVFVMGIIKQTHQLVY, encoded by the coding sequence ATGGAAAAAGAGGGCTCCGCAGGCAAAAACGCTGTCGCCGGGGGCGCGGGTGCTATCCCGGCGCTGGACACGAAGGACCTCCAAATATTGCGGCTCCTGCAGGAAAACGCCCGGATCACGGTCCGGGAGATCGCGTCCCAGGTGCACCTGAGCACAACGCCGGTGCACGAGCGGATCAAGCGCATGGAGGAGACCGGGGTCATCCGCCAGTACGTGACGCTGGTGGACCATGCGAAGGTCAAAAAGGGACTGATGGTGATCTGCTATGTATCGCTGAAACAGCACAACAAACAGTCGGGGGCTCAATTTATCCGGGCGATCGACGCGATGGAAGAGGTGATCGAGTGTTATAACATCTCCGGCGAGTTTGACTTTATGCTAAAGGTGGCGGTGGAGAACATGGATGCGTACTACCATTTCCACGTCCACAAACTCAGCGAAATCGAAGATATTGGGCACCTCCAGAGCGTGTTCGTGATGGGCATTATCAAGCAGACCCATCAGTTGGTGTACTGA
- a CDS encoding GNAT family N-acetyltransferase gives MTTIRDAVIEDIPLIRRLAQDIWPATYSELLSPEQLQYMLELFYSPTALDTQMREGHRFLILEEDHVPQGFADFSEIDPPGTIKLHKLYVLPTGQGKGWGRQLLGQVIRLSEALEAHAIQLQVKRDNKARHFYEKMGFRVLHELDLEIGNGYYMRDYIMQYDLSTPTDGSA, from the coding sequence ATGACCACCATCCGAGACGCCGTCATCGAAGACATCCCGCTGATCCGCCGCCTGGCCCAGGACATCTGGCCCGCCACCTATAGCGAACTGCTCAGCCCCGAACAACTCCAATATATGCTGGAGCTGTTTTACAGCCCCACCGCCCTCGACACCCAGATGCGCGAGGGACACCGCTTTCTCATCCTCGAAGAAGACCACGTCCCCCAAGGCTTTGCCGACTTCAGCGAAATAGACCCGCCCGGCACCATCAAGCTCCACAAGCTCTACGTCCTCCCCACCGGCCAGGGCAAGGGCTGGGGCCGCCAACTCCTCGGACAGGTCATCCGCCTCTCCGAAGCCCTCGAAGCCCACGCCATACAGCTCCAGGTCAAGCGCGACAACAAGGCCAGGCATTTTTACGAGAAAATGGGGTTCCGCGTGTTGCACGAGCTCGACCTCGAAATCGGGAATGGGTATTATATGCGCGATTATATTATGCAGTACGACCTCAGTACACCAACTGATGGGTCTGCTTGA